A window of the Leucothrix mucor DSM 2157 genome harbors these coding sequences:
- a CDS encoding DUF2789 domain-containing protein, whose translation MDSPVHSLNSLFAQLGLADDDAAIEQFVSSHKPIPASVELHEADCWSDSQAAFLKESITEDADWAEVVDHLNAMLR comes from the coding sequence ATGGATTCACCCGTACATTCTCTCAATTCATTATTCGCCCAGCTGGGCTTAGCCGATGACGATGCAGCGATTGAGCAATTTGTCTCATCCCACAAGCCGATTCCTGCCAGCGTAGAGCTGCACGAAGCCGACTGCTGGAGCGACTCACAGGCCGCTTTTCTAAAAGAGTCGATTACTGAAGATGCCGATTGGGCAGAAGTAGTCGATCACTTAAACGCCATGCTGCGCTAA
- a CDS encoding HAD-IIB family hydrolase, with protein sequence MQKNCLVFTDLDGTLLDHHNYSHAAAQTALDALAALHIPVILNSSKTLSEIEFIAADIGLDSPRIAENGSLIAYPKTGEIKILGADYASICDCLKRLRDTYDYQFTGFNDWSAEDIAEVTGLDIDAAARAKQREASEPLIWQDNAEELEAFKAQLAENGLSLKRGGRFWHVMGQADKVMAMQYLVDAQQARQSEKPLVIALGDGPNDKDMLAAADIAVIVYNPDGTVFDLPERDTQRQIRTKLAGPTGWNATIMQLLNE encoded by the coding sequence ATGCAGAAAAACTGTTTGGTCTTTACAGACCTGGACGGAACCTTGCTCGATCATCACAATTATAGTCACGCCGCCGCACAAACTGCGCTGGACGCGCTGGCTGCTTTGCACATCCCCGTTATATTAAACTCCAGCAAAACCCTCAGCGAAATTGAATTTATCGCAGCCGATATCGGGCTCGACTCTCCTCGTATTGCCGAAAATGGCAGCTTAATTGCTTACCCAAAAACCGGTGAAATTAAGATATTGGGCGCAGACTATGCTTCGATTTGCGACTGCCTCAAGCGCTTGCGCGACACTTACGATTATCAATTTACCGGCTTTAATGACTGGAGCGCGGAAGATATTGCCGAGGTAACCGGTTTAGATATTGACGCGGCGGCTCGGGCCAAACAGCGCGAAGCCAGCGAGCCGTTAATTTGGCAGGATAATGCGGAGGAGCTGGAAGCATTTAAAGCGCAATTAGCTGAAAACGGCTTGAGCTTAAAACGCGGCGGGCGTTTCTGGCATGTCATGGGGCAGGCCGATAAAGTGATGGCGATGCAGTATCTGGTCGATGCGCAGCAAGCAAGGCAATCTGAAAAGCCCTTAGTGATCGCGCTGGGCGATGGGCCCAATGATAAAGATATGCTGGCAGCGGCCGATATTGCAGTCATTGTGTACAACCCCGATGGCACCGTGTTTGATCTGCCGGAGCGCGATACGCAACGCCAAATTCGCACCAAACTGGCTGGCCCCACCGGCTGGAATGCCACGATTATGCAGTTACTTAACGAATAA
- a CDS encoding glycosyl transferase encodes MSDFKQNGPITTLHRLPGYSLEKIENDLRRFAKRSPMTLILPSLFSELEGPALANILEELKGADYINEIVIGLDQANEEQFHYAKEFFSCLPQKTRILWNDGPRLRAIADELEARKLGPSQAGKGRNVWYCMGYILSENNSKAVALHDCDILTYTRDIPARLFYPIVNPALDFEFCKGYYTRVNDKGQLSGRVTRLFVQPLITSLQKVLGHTEYLDFLDAFRYPLSGEFSLSTDLINAMRIPSDWGLEVGILSEAYRNTTSRRVCQVDIADNYDHKHQEMGEEDHKGGLSRMSYEIAKAIFRKLGTEGTIMDKAFFRALKAVYLREALDMLERYDADAHINGLTLDLHAEEKSVEFFSGSILDAGEKYLKNPLETPFIPNWMRVFSAVPDLPERLLEAVKQDNA; translated from the coding sequence ATGTCTGACTTTAAACAAAATGGACCAATAACCACGTTACATCGTCTGCCGGGTTATTCGTTAGAAAAGATTGAGAATGACTTGCGTCGATTTGCGAAGCGCTCGCCCATGACGCTGATTTTGCCTTCCTTGTTCTCCGAGCTGGAAGGTCCAGCTTTGGCCAATATTCTCGAAGAGCTGAAAGGTGCTGATTACATTAATGAAATCGTGATTGGTTTGGATCAGGCTAATGAGGAGCAGTTTCATTACGCCAAAGAGTTCTTCTCCTGCCTGCCACAAAAAACACGCATTTTATGGAATGACGGCCCACGCCTGCGCGCCATTGCCGATGAGTTAGAGGCCCGTAAACTAGGACCAAGTCAAGCCGGTAAAGGTCGCAATGTGTGGTACTGCATGGGCTATATTCTTTCGGAAAATAACAGCAAGGCCGTAGCGCTGCATGACTGCGATATTCTGACCTACACCCGTGATATTCCGGCGCGCTTGTTCTATCCCATTGTAAACCCCGCACTCGATTTTGAGTTTTGCAAAGGCTATTACACGCGGGTGAATGATAAGGGGCAGTTGAGTGGTCGCGTCACGCGTTTGTTTGTTCAGCCTCTAATTACCTCGCTGCAAAAAGTGTTGGGTCATACGGAGTATCTCGACTTTTTAGATGCCTTCCGCTATCCACTATCCGGTGAGTTTTCCTTAAGTACTGACCTGATTAATGCCATGCGCATTCCCAGTGATTGGGGGCTTGAGGTCGGGATTTTGTCGGAGGCTTATCGCAATACCACCAGCCGCCGTGTCTGTCAGGTAGACATTGCCGATAACTACGATCATAAGCATCAGGAAATGGGTGAGGAAGACCATAAAGGCGGCCTCTCTCGCATGAGTTATGAAATTGCTAAGGCGATTTTCCGTAAGCTCGGCACCGAAGGCACGATTATGGATAAGGCCTTTTTCAGAGCATTGAAAGCGGTTTATCTGCGTGAAGCCTTGGATATGCTGGAGCGTTATGATGCGGATGCGCATATCAACGGGCTAACGCTTGACCTACATGCTGAAGAAAAGTCGGTAGAGTTTTTCTCTGGTAGCATTTTAGATGCCGGTGAAAAGTACCTGAAAAACCCACTCGAAACGCCATTTATTCCAAATTGGATGCGGGTATTTAGTGCAGTGCCTGATTTGCCAGAGCGCTTGTTAGAAGCGGTTAAGCAGGATAATGCTTAG
- a CDS encoding porin, which translates to MKLVTLAAAIAVASLSVSAQAYEFKISGDINIGYFSKADEVQENGSELNFDVKTKKHNGVVFMAHTELDINGIYSDDDEPRFEEIRAGAKGKFGEIWFGDQSNACDKLQKGGDFHKLLGASTNGCKNTPKGTVLYMRKFGGTRVGVSHNPREDESAIAVRHHVTKKTVVAAGYVVSDGDKFVSVSGTTHIGPATLKTRIRNQQDGDTIWSVHAKYNVGKNDFYGALEDDDTLSLGYKRKFGRSGFLVEARNKDGEGDIEYAVGVTTEWK; encoded by the coding sequence ATGAAGTTAGTAACACTAGCAGCCGCGATCGCGGTAGCGTCTCTCTCTGTGTCTGCTCAGGCATACGAATTCAAAATTTCAGGTGATATCAATATAGGCTATTTCTCTAAGGCTGATGAAGTTCAGGAGAATGGTTCGGAGCTTAACTTTGATGTAAAAACCAAAAAACACAATGGCGTGGTATTTATGGCTCATACTGAACTAGATATCAACGGTATCTACAGTGACGATGATGAGCCTCGTTTTGAAGAAATTCGTGCCGGTGCCAAAGGTAAGTTTGGTGAAATTTGGTTTGGTGACCAGAGCAACGCTTGCGACAAACTCCAGAAGGGTGGTGATTTTCATAAATTGCTGGGCGCGAGCACCAATGGCTGCAAAAACACCCCAAAAGGCACCGTGCTTTATATGCGCAAGTTCGGCGGTACCCGCGTGGGTGTTTCCCATAACCCACGTGAAGATGAAAGCGCGATTGCTGTGCGCCATCACGTGACCAAAAAGACGGTTGTTGCTGCAGGTTATGTGGTTTCAGATGGTGATAAGTTTGTGTCGGTATCGGGAACCACTCATATTGGCCCTGCAACGCTAAAAACGCGTATCAGAAATCAGCAGGATGGCGATACGATCTGGAGCGTGCATGCCAAATACAATGTGGGCAAAAACGACTTTTATGGTGCACTGGAAGACGACGATACCTTGTCTCTGGGTTATAAGCGCAAATTCGGAAGATCAGGCTTCTTAGTTGAAGCAAGAAACAAGGATGGAGAGGGTGATATCGAATATGCAGTTGGTGTTACCACTGAATGGAAGTAA
- the putA gene encoding bifunctional proline dehydrogenase/L-glutamate gamma-semialdehyde dehydrogenase PutA: MNHLNTIRQSMRTAHLADEQLVLKNLMQSAPIAPDVRERIVERATRLVEDIRASDKPGLMEAFLAEYGLSTDEGVALMCLAEALLRVPDADTMDALIEDKIAPSSWGEHLGQSSSSLVNASTWALMITGKILKEDETKGIANILFGAVKRLGEPVIRVAVKQAMKELGSEFVLGRTIKEAIERGQKQQKMGFTFSYDMLGEAALTSSDAQKFFDAYEKAIADLAKECKSDDIRENPGISIKLSALHPRYEVGQRDRVMTELVASTSKLAHQAKAAGMGFNIDAEEADRLDLSLDIIEAVLRDPTLAGWDGFGVVVQAYGKRCPQVIDWLNALATELDRKIMVRLVKGAYWDTEIKLSQAEGLAGFPVYTHKPNTDAAYISCSKKLLGMTDRIYPQFATHNAHTVAAILELATDNSAFEFQRLHGMGEALHLTVLKQAKTRCRIYAPVGAHRDLLAYLVRRLLENGANSSFVNQIVDTNIAARDVAADPFVKVENKLINSADIPTDMAGVNAKGEIAKPSQIYQPQRINSRGWDLHNLDDLDEIEAARTPFAGTTWEAGYLIAAEVDDADLTGTTIRNPANPEDIVGTVLEASSEVVEAALASAKTWTDVSAVERATILNRAADLYEENFGELFAVLAREAGKIPMDVIAELREAVDFLRYYAAESVRIEKETPAATPRGVIACISPWNFPLAIFTGQLSAALAAGNAVVAKPAEQAPITAYVAVKLLHEAGVPVSALQLLPGEGSVVGARLSSDKRISGICFTGSTDTAQLINRSMAANLDPQASLIAETGGLNAMIVDSTALPEQAVRDIVNSSFQSAGQRCSALRVLYVQKDTADIILKMLYGAMEELVIGAPWDYATDVGPVIDEDAQTQINNHIETARSEGRLLKQMDVPKAGFFVAPTVIKIDSINDLAREIFGPVLHVATFKAEELDKVIQDINGSGYGLTFGLHTRIDDRVEEITTKLKVGNMYINRNQIGAVVGSQPFGGEGLSGTGPKAGGPRYVPRFMQAENGSATAAADDATPTLSVEAIQASLNKLPNPSENLLEVLDLPGPTGESNRLSSYARGTVLCLGPTAEAAMDQAKQAASVGCAVLAIAPGIADSGSPAIATLDGTMDLKDLKLLDGIDVVASWAGTDDLRVARQALASRKGALIPLVTEAKLTERCVLERHVCIDTTAAGGNASLLAATQA, from the coding sequence ATGAACCATCTCAATACCATTCGTCAATCGATGCGCACTGCACACCTTGCAGATGAGCAACTAGTTTTGAAAAATTTGATGCAGTCCGCCCCGATTGCACCTGACGTTCGTGAACGCATTGTCGAACGCGCGACGCGTTTGGTAGAAGATATTCGTGCCTCAGACAAACCCGGTCTAATGGAAGCATTCTTAGCGGAATATGGCTTATCCACTGATGAAGGCGTGGCATTGATGTGCTTGGCAGAGGCGCTGCTACGCGTGCCTGACGCTGACACTATGGATGCACTGATTGAAGATAAGATCGCTCCGTCTTCTTGGGGTGAGCATTTGGGTCAATCCAGCTCCTCACTGGTCAATGCTTCAACATGGGCCTTAATGATCACCGGTAAGATCCTTAAAGAAGACGAAACCAAAGGAATTGCTAACATCTTGTTCGGGGCGGTCAAACGCCTGGGCGAGCCAGTCATTCGTGTTGCGGTTAAGCAAGCGATGAAAGAACTGGGTAGCGAGTTCGTATTAGGCCGTACTATTAAAGAAGCCATCGAACGCGGCCAGAAGCAGCAGAAAATGGGCTTCACATTCTCCTACGACATGTTAGGTGAAGCAGCGCTGACCTCCAGCGATGCACAAAAATTCTTTGATGCTTATGAAAAAGCGATCGCTGACTTGGCAAAAGAATGCAAATCTGACGACATCCGTGAAAACCCCGGTATCTCAATTAAGCTATCTGCCCTGCACCCACGTTATGAAGTGGGCCAGCGTGATCGCGTAATGACTGAGCTGGTGGCCAGCACTAGTAAATTAGCGCATCAAGCTAAAGCCGCTGGTATGGGCTTTAACATTGACGCCGAAGAAGCCGATCGTCTGGATTTATCGCTGGATATTATCGAAGCGGTTTTGCGTGATCCAACACTGGCAGGCTGGGATGGCTTCGGTGTGGTGGTACAGGCATACGGCAAGCGTTGCCCACAAGTCATTGATTGGTTGAATGCACTGGCGACTGAGCTGGATCGTAAAATCATGGTGCGCTTGGTTAAAGGCGCGTACTGGGATACCGAGATCAAACTGTCACAAGCTGAAGGCTTGGCTGGCTTCCCGGTTTACACTCACAAGCCAAACACCGATGCGGCTTACATTAGCTGCTCCAAAAAGCTGCTAGGCATGACTGACCGCATTTACCCACAGTTTGCAACACACAACGCACACACCGTTGCCGCTATTTTAGAGCTGGCAACCGATAACAGCGCGTTTGAATTCCAACGCCTGCACGGCATGGGTGAAGCACTGCACTTAACCGTATTAAAGCAAGCGAAAACCCGCTGCCGTATTTATGCACCGGTTGGAGCACATCGCGACTTATTGGCTTACTTGGTTCGTCGTTTGCTGGAAAACGGCGCGAACAGCTCCTTTGTAAACCAAATCGTCGATACCAATATTGCCGCTCGTGATGTTGCCGCGGACCCATTTGTTAAAGTAGAAAACAAGCTGATTAACTCAGCGGATATCCCAACGGATATGGCTGGCGTCAACGCAAAAGGCGAAATCGCTAAGCCATCACAAATTTACCAGCCACAGCGGATTAACTCGCGCGGTTGGGATTTGCACAATCTGGACGATTTGGATGAGATCGAAGCCGCGCGTACACCATTCGCTGGCACCACGTGGGAAGCAGGCTACTTAATTGCCGCTGAAGTTGACGATGCTGACCTGACCGGCACCACTATTCGCAACCCTGCTAATCCAGAAGATATTGTTGGAACAGTTTTGGAAGCCTCTTCTGAAGTAGTTGAAGCGGCATTGGCTTCTGCTAAAACTTGGACGGATGTTTCAGCCGTTGAGCGCGCCACTATTTTGAATCGCGCAGCAGACTTATACGAAGAAAACTTCGGTGAGTTGTTTGCGGTACTAGCTCGTGAAGCCGGCAAGATTCCAATGGACGTGATTGCCGAGTTGCGTGAAGCAGTGGATTTCCTACGCTATTACGCGGCTGAATCTGTTCGCATCGAAAAAGAAACACCCGCTGCGACGCCACGCGGTGTGATTGCTTGTATTTCGCCTTGGAACTTCCCATTGGCAATCTTTACCGGCCAACTTTCTGCCGCATTAGCCGCTGGAAACGCAGTGGTTGCTAAGCCTGCTGAGCAAGCGCCAATTACCGCTTACGTTGCGGTGAAATTACTGCACGAAGCAGGCGTACCGGTTAGCGCATTGCAACTGTTGCCGGGTGAAGGTTCGGTTGTTGGTGCTCGCTTGAGTTCTGATAAGCGCATTAGTGGTATCTGCTTTACGGGCTCTACCGATACAGCACAGCTGATCAACCGCTCAATGGCGGCTAACCTTGACCCACAAGCTAGCCTGATCGCTGAAACGGGTGGTTTGAATGCCATGATCGTTGACAGTACTGCCCTGCCAGAGCAAGCGGTTCGCGACATTGTGAACTCTTCATTCCAGTCTGCTGGTCAGCGTTGTTCTGCATTGCGTGTGCTGTATGTACAGAAAGACACGGCTGATATCATTCTGAAAATGCTCTACGGCGCAATGGAAGAATTAGTGATTGGCGCGCCATGGGATTACGCCACAGACGTTGGCCCGGTTATCGATGAAGATGCTCAAACACAGATCAACAATCACATCGAAACGGCTCGCTCAGAAGGCCGTTTGCTCAAACAAATGGACGTACCAAAGGCCGGTTTCTTTGTTGCACCAACGGTGATTAAAATCGATAGCATCAATGATTTGGCGCGTGAGATCTTTGGTCCGGTATTGCACGTTGCAACCTTTAAAGCAGAAGAGCTGGATAAGGTTATTCAAGACATCAATGGCAGTGGCTATGGCTTAACCTTCGGCTTGCACACGCGTATTGATGACCGTGTTGAAGAGATCACAACCAAGCTTAAAGTCGGTAATATGTACATCAACCGTAACCAGATTGGTGCGGTGGTTGGCTCTCAGCCGTTTGGTGGTGAAGGCTTATCTGGAACTGGCCCTAAAGCCGGTGGCCCACGTTATGTACCTCGCTTTATGCAGGCTGAAAATGGTAGCGCAACGGCTGCGGCGGATGACGCTACCCCAACACTGTCAGTTGAAGCGATTCAGGCTAGCCTGAACAAACTGCCAAACCCAAGTGAGAACTTGCTGGAAGTCTTGGATTTACCTGGACCAACCGGTGAATCTAACCGTCTTTCAAGCTATGCACGCGGTACAGTGCTGTGCCTTGGCCCAACCGCGGAAGCGGCTATGGATCAGGCTAAGCAGGCAGCCAGTGTGGGTTGTGCAGTATTGGCCATTGCACCCGGCATCGCAGACTCTGGTTCGCCAGCGATTGCAACGCTAGATGGCACAATGGATCTTAAAGATCTGAAGCTGCTGGATGGCATTGATGTGGTGGCTTCCTGGGCTGGAACGGATGATTTGCGCGTTGCAAGACAAGCATTGGCTTCTCGTAAAGGTGCATTGATTCCGCTAGTGACTGAGGCGAAATTGACTGAGCGTTGCGTACTGGAGCGCCATGTGTGTATTGATACAACGGCGGCGGGTGGTAATGCCTCGTTGCTGGCCGCTACTCAGGCTTAA
- a CDS encoding Lrp/AsnC family transcriptional regulator, with amino-acid sequence MSLNHQILRQLDQFDLHILKVLSHDGRISVTELSDRVGLSKSPCQVRLKRLQSEGYIKGFRAELNAQMLGLEHVAFAEVKLRDTSERSLNAFNAAVGKITEVEQCHMIAGQFDYLLKVRTKDIQAYRRVLGEQISTLPNVLSTSTYVSMQSVKESGMLVV; translated from the coding sequence ATGAGTTTAAATCATCAAATACTAAGGCAATTAGACCAATTTGACCTGCATATACTCAAAGTGCTGTCGCATGATGGGCGAATTTCAGTGACTGAGTTGTCTGATCGGGTAGGCCTAAGCAAGAGTCCCTGCCAGGTACGGCTGAAACGCCTGCAGTCTGAGGGCTATATTAAAGGGTTTCGTGCTGAATTAAACGCACAAATGCTGGGATTGGAGCATGTCGCCTTTGCTGAGGTGAAGTTGCGCGATACATCTGAGCGCTCGTTGAATGCCTTTAATGCGGCTGTGGGTAAGATTACGGAGGTCGAGCAATGTCATATGATTGCAGGGCAGTTTGATTACTTACTTAAAGTACGCACTAAAGATATCCAAGCCTATCGCCGCGTGCTGGGTGAGCAAATCTCAACGCTGCCTAATGTATTAAGCACTTCAACTTATGTGAGTATGCAGTCCGTAAAAGAAAGCGGCATGTTAGTGGTTTAG
- the rimI gene encoding ribosomal protein S18-alanine N-acetyltransferase yields the protein MSAPLVRPAVLTDLKDLLNLEHLCFTSDLLSRRSFRHFLSTTSNCFLVCEQEQKVLGYILVLLHEGTQLARLYSIAVNPECRGLGVAQQLLSKAEQICAQSGRISMRLEVRRDNESAIALYKKRGYFSFGEYKDYYEDHEDALRLQKRILYPGERTTHVNVPYYPQHTDFTCGPAALMMAMSALNPEQALTLTEELSIWREATTIYMMAGHGGCSPVGLALAAIERGVITETYLSTQSTPFIDSVRDDKKKQVIELVHNDYLERLQAKGGTIHYKNITQDDLEAALKQGDIPLILISTYRFDGQKTPHWVLVTAMDDRFIYLHDPLIDEEFYRFELDNQYLPISRKNFDKMAQFGQSRLRTAVILKHRQSST from the coding sequence ATGTCTGCCCCGCTCGTTCGTCCCGCCGTCTTAACCGACTTGAAGGATCTATTAAACCTTGAACACCTGTGCTTTACCAGCGACTTACTCAGTCGCCGAAGCTTCCGGCATTTTTTAAGTACCACCAGCAACTGCTTCCTTGTTTGCGAACAAGAGCAAAAAGTGTTGGGGTACATACTGGTATTATTACATGAAGGCACCCAGCTGGCGCGCCTGTATTCTATTGCCGTAAACCCTGAGTGTCGAGGCCTAGGTGTGGCACAGCAGCTGCTGAGTAAAGCCGAGCAAATCTGCGCACAAAGCGGACGCATTAGTATGCGCCTCGAAGTACGCCGTGACAATGAAAGTGCGATTGCGCTGTATAAGAAGCGCGGCTATTTTAGCTTTGGTGAATACAAGGATTATTACGAAGATCACGAGGATGCATTGCGCCTGCAAAAGCGTATTTTGTACCCCGGCGAGCGCACCACGCATGTCAATGTGCCCTATTACCCGCAGCATACTGATTTTACCTGCGGCCCAGCGGCGTTGATGATGGCTATGTCAGCTTTAAACCCTGAGCAAGCACTGACCCTTACTGAAGAGTTGAGCATCTGGCGTGAAGCCACCACTATTTATATGATGGCAGGCCACGGCGGCTGCAGTCCGGTGGGTTTGGCACTGGCAGCCATTGAGCGCGGCGTAATTACCGAAACCTACCTCTCAACCCAAAGCACTCCGTTTATTGATTCGGTGCGCGATGATAAGAAGAAACAGGTGATCGAGCTGGTGCATAACGATTATCTGGAACGCCTGCAAGCCAAAGGCGGCACCATACATTATAAGAACATTACGCAAGATGATCTTGAGGCGGCCCTTAAACAAGGCGACATCCCGCTAATCCTAATCAGCACCTATCGCTTTGATGGGCAGAAAACGCCGCACTGGGTATTAGTAACGGCAATGGATGATCGCTTTATTTATCTGCACGACCCGCTAATCGACGAAGAGTTTTACCGCTTTGAGCTGGATAATCAGTACCTACCCATCAGCCGTAAAAACTTCGATAAAATGGCGCAGTTTGGCCAAAGTCGCTTACGTACAGCAGTGATTTTAAAGCATCGTCAATCATCGACATAA
- a CDS encoding RimK family protein — MPEYLLLVDDLKHWKSDYPEYPVVAVNDYLTGDDWLKKRNLRVINLCRNLSYQSLGYYASMLAEARGHRVQPSVSTLQDLTRKALYGPVVDDLDATVNKVLAQQSGNEDAAKLSIMLHFGSCENEAFKPLARKLYEAFRAPLIQVEFKRGGRWRIHSLKLANISDLTTDQLAFFFKTLEKRSNTHWKPSANAKTARYDLAILHNPEDKLPPSDDKALQLFIRAAAKLDINAELIVPKDFGRLLEYDALFIRETTSLNHHTYRFARKAANEGLVVIDDPDSIRRCVNKIFLSELLAANKVPTPASVIVSKGGLERAEEKLGFPMVLKVPDGSFSRGMFKVKDRAEMQSGAATLFKHSELILAQAYTYTEFDWRIGVLNGEALYACRYYMSRGHWQIINHGGGKIKQGKWDTLPMDEVPKQVLDIAMKAAGLIGNGLYGVDLKQTDKGVVVIEVNDNPSIETTVEDKVIGKELYHKVMAEFLRRLDLKQNPGTRKSGS, encoded by the coding sequence ATGCCTGAATATTTACTGTTGGTGGATGATTTAAAACATTGGAAGTCGGATTATCCCGAGTATCCGGTGGTTGCGGTAAACGATTATCTGACCGGCGATGACTGGTTGAAGAAGCGCAATTTACGGGTGATTAACCTATGCCGCAATCTGTCTTATCAGAGCTTGGGCTATTATGCCTCGATGCTGGCAGAAGCGCGTGGCCATCGGGTGCAGCCATCGGTTAGTACCTTGCAGGATCTCACGCGTAAAGCGTTGTATGGCCCGGTCGTGGATGATCTGGATGCGACGGTGAATAAAGTGCTGGCTCAGCAATCTGGCAATGAAGATGCGGCAAAGCTAAGCATCATGCTGCACTTCGGTAGCTGTGAAAATGAAGCCTTCAAACCGCTGGCGCGTAAATTATATGAAGCCTTTCGTGCGCCATTAATTCAAGTCGAATTTAAGCGTGGCGGACGCTGGCGCATTCATTCGCTGAAATTGGCGAACATATCAGACCTGACCACTGATCAATTGGCATTCTTCTTTAAGACTTTAGAGAAGCGTTCTAACACCCATTGGAAGCCCAGTGCCAATGCTAAGACGGCTCGCTACGATCTGGCTATTCTGCATAACCCTGAAGATAAATTGCCGCCGTCGGATGATAAGGCGCTGCAATTATTTATTCGTGCTGCGGCTAAATTAGACATCAATGCCGAGCTGATTGTGCCAAAGGATTTTGGGCGCTTGCTGGAATACGATGCGCTGTTTATTCGTGAGACGACTTCGTTAAATCATCACACGTATCGTTTTGCGCGTAAAGCCGCTAACGAAGGTTTGGTGGTGATTGATGATCCGGATTCCATTCGTCGCTGTGTGAATAAAATATTCCTGAGTGAATTGTTAGCGGCTAATAAAGTACCGACACCGGCCAGCGTGATCGTGAGCAAGGGTGGATTAGAGCGTGCGGAAGAGAAGTTAGGCTTCCCAATGGTGCTGAAAGTGCCCGATGGCTCGTTCTCCCGAGGCATGTTTAAGGTTAAAGATCGCGCAGAAATGCAAAGCGGTGCAGCGACCTTATTTAAGCATTCCGAATTGATTCTGGCGCAGGCCTATACCTATACCGAATTTGACTGGCGCATTGGCGTGCTCAATGGCGAGGCTTTGTATGCTTGTCGTTATTATATGTCGCGCGGCCATTGGCAGATCATCAACCACGGCGGCGGCAAAATCAAACAAGGCAAATGGGATACCTTGCCGATGGATGAAGTGCCAAAGCAGGTGTTGGATATCGCCATGAAAGCGGCGGGCTTAATTGGTAATGGCTTGTACGGCGTTGACTTGAAGCAAACTGACAAAGGCGTGGTGGTGATCGAGGTGAACGACAACCCGAGTATCGAAACCACGGTGGAAGATAAAGTGATTGGCAAAGAGCTGTACCATAAGGTCATGGCTGAGTTTTTGCGCCGGCTTGATCTGAAGCAAAATCCCGGTACTCGCAAGTCCGGTTCCTGA
- a CDS encoding DMT family transporter, whose translation MHANIFLLFTAAIWGSAFVAQRLGMDYIGPHTFNGIRFLIGGLALIPLSIWLSQRLAKQTAAGVPPPVSPKSNSVRGLIIGGVIAGCFLFGGAALQQVGLIYTTAGKAGFITSLYIVLVPIAGLALKHNNGPGIWLGAFIALIGLYLLSIKSDWSLDYGDLLVLIGAFFWTGHVLVIGWLAPQYDPLKLSILQFLFCGVLSTAIGLGFEPWDWEGIKLAMPAILYTALMSTAIGYTLQVVAQQKAKPSHAAIILSAEAVFAVAAGWLVLDEVLTVRAAMGCVLIMLGMLISQLMPELRFGRRARQAS comes from the coding sequence ATGCACGCGAATATTTTTCTCCTGTTCACGGCGGCGATCTGGGGTTCGGCTTTTGTCGCCCAGCGTTTGGGGATGGATTACATTGGGCCACACACGTTTAATGGCATCCGTTTCCTGATTGGTGGTTTGGCGCTGATTCCACTGAGTATTTGGTTGAGTCAGCGATTGGCAAAACAAACGGCAGCCGGTGTGCCACCACCGGTTTCGCCAAAATCAAATTCGGTGCGTGGTTTAATCATCGGTGGCGTGATTGCGGGCTGTTTTCTGTTTGGTGGCGCGGCTTTGCAGCAAGTAGGGCTAATCTATACTACCGCCGGAAAAGCCGGATTTATCACCAGTTTGTACATTGTTTTAGTGCCAATCGCAGGGCTGGCACTGAAGCATAATAATGGCCCCGGAATTTGGTTGGGGGCCTTTATTGCACTCATTGGTTTATATTTATTAAGTATTAAATCTGACTGGTCTTTAGATTATGGTGACCTATTAGTCTTAATTGGAGCCTTTTTCTGGACCGGTCATGTCTTGGTGATTGGTTGGCTGGCACCGCAGTACGACCCGTTGAAGTTATCCATACTGCAGTTCCTGTTTTGTGGGGTGCTGAGCACCGCAATTGGTCTTGGCTTTGAGCCATGGGATTGGGAAGGCATTAAGCTGGCCATGCCCGCCATTCTTTACACCGCGCTGATGTCGACAGCGATTGGTTATACCCTGCAAGTGGTGGCGCAGCAAAAAGCCAAACCTTCACATGCAGCGATTATTTTAAGTGCCGAGGCCGTTTTTGCGGTCGCTGCGGGCTGGCTGGTTTTAGATGAAGTTTTAACCGTTCGGGCGGCAATGGGTTGCGTTCTGATTATGTTGGGTATGCTGATTTCACAGCTGATGCCGGAGTTACGCTTTGGTCGTCGGGCGCGTCAGGCAAGTTAG